A region of the Exiguobacterium aurantiacum DSM 6208 genome:
CCAGGACGACTGGGGAAAACTCGTGCGCGAGCTTGAAAAATTACAGCTATACGCGAGCGACGGGGCCGAGATCCCGCTCGACGTCGTCAATGACCTCGTTCCGCGGACACTTGAGGACAACGTGTTTCAATTGTCTGAGTTTCTAGTGGCCAGACGGGCCGATGCCGCGCTTCGACTCGTCCGTGATCTCGAAAAACAAGGTCAAGAGTTGATTGGACTGCTGTCCTTGCTCGCCCGGCAATATCGAAACATGTACCTTACCAAACAGTTGACGGAAAAAGGATACGGTGAGAAACAGATCGCTTCGAAGATAGGGGCTCATCCGTACACGGTCAAACTCGCAGGTCAGGCGAGCCGTAACTTCACGGAAGCGCAGCTCGCTACGGCCTTGACGGTCATTGCCGAGGCGGACGAATCGATGAAGACGGGACGAGGCGACAAACAGATCGTGTTCGATACGCTCGTCTGTCAGTTGACATTATTGTGAGGTGAAAACATGGGGTTGCAAGAAGTGAGACTTGAAGATGTGATTCCGCTCCGGCATGAGGTATTGCGTCCGGGGCGTCCGATCGAGACGTGTTATTTTGACGGGGATGATGCTCGGGACACGCGTCATTTCGCCTGGGTCGAAGCAGGGCGCGTCCTATCGATCGCGACCGTCATGCGACAAGAACGTGAGCTTTCGGGCGAACATGTGATTCTTCAATTGCGCGGCATGGCGACCGCTAAAGACGTCGCCGGGCAAGGAGTCGGATCGTCTTTCCTGCAGGCGTTAAATGAGGAGCTCGGGGCGTCGTGGTGGTGTAACGCCCGAGCCGTCGCTGTTCGCTTTTATGAACGGAACGGACTCACCGTCGTCGGCGAGCCATTTTATATTCCGGGAATCGGGACACATTATGTCATGTATCACAAAAAAACAGCCGGCTCCTAATGGAGGCGGCTGTTCCGGTTTGGTCTCTAATTAGAGAGCTGCGATGCGAGCTGCGAGACGTGATTTGTCACGACCAGCTTTGTTTTGGTGGATAAGACCTTTTGCTGCAGCTTTGTCGATTTTCTTCGTAGCGAGGACGAAAGCTTCTTGAGCAGCTTCTTTGTTTCCTTCGAGTACGAGGGCATCAACACGTTTTACTGCTGTACGCATTGCTGCTTTCTCTTGCGAGTTCGCGACACGGCGTTTTTCAGAAGTTTTTGCACGTTTGATTGCTGATTTGATATTTGCCATTGTTTGTCACCTCCTGAAACAAGAAAGTGTATGTTCTCATTACTTCAAGTAATCATTCAACAGAACAAGCACAATTGTAGCAAACGGTTATTCGAAAAGCAACCACTTGATGATTATTCTGAAAACTATATGTGGTATTGTTGTAGTAGGTCGTACACATTAAGTTAGGATTTTGATATAATGACACGGTATGCATGAGAAGGATAGGTGAACCCATATATGAACAAACAAGAATTAGAGAATCGTCAGAAGAAGATTCGCAACTTTTCCATTATCGCCCACATCGACCATGGGAAGTCGACGCTCGCTGACCGGATTCTTGAAAAGACTGGTGCGCTCACGGCGCGTGAAATGAAAGAACAGACACTCGATGCGATGGATCTCGAACGGGAACGTGGGATCACGATCAAATTGAACGCCGTCAAGTTGAACTATACGGCAAAAGATGGCGAAGAATACATCCTCCACTTGATCGACACACCGGGTCACGTCGACTTCACATACGAAGTCTCGCGCTCGCTCGCTGCTTGTGAAGGCGCTGTCCTCGTCGTCGACGCGGCACAAGGGATCGAGGCGCAGACGCTCGCGAACGTCTATCTCGCCCTCGATAACGACCTTGAGATTATCCCGGTCATCAACAAAATTGACTTGCCATCGGCTGACGTTGAGCGTGTCCGCCAAGAGATCGAGGATGTGATCGGTCTTGATGCGAGTGACGCCGTCCCGGCCTCTGCGAAAGCAGGCATCGGGATTGAAGAGATTCTCGAACAGATCGTCGAACTCGTCCCGGCACCGACGGGCGATCCGTCCGCGCCGCTTCAAGCGCTCATCTTTGACTCGTACTATGACGCGTATCGCGGTGTCGTCGCTTCGATCCGAATTGTCAACGGTTCAGTCAAAGTTGGAGACAAGGTGCAAATGATGTCGACCGGAAAATCGTTCGAAGTCACAGACCTCGGCGTCTCGACGCCAAAACCGTTGTCGGTGAAAGAGTTGAACGTCGGAGACGTTGGTACGCTCTCGGCATCGATCAAGACGGTAGGAGACGTCCGCGTCGGTGACACGATCACACTCGCGAAAAACCCAGCGACGGATCAACTTCCAGGTTATCGGAAGATGAACCCGATGGTATACTGCGGTCTTTACCCGATCGATGCGGCGAAGTATAACGATTTACGTGAAGCGCTCGAACGGCTTCAGTTGTCGGATGCGGCGCTCGAGTTCGAACCGGAGACGTCACAGGCGCTAGGGTTCGGTTTCCGCAGCGGATTCCTTGGCATGCTCCACATGGAAATCATCCAAGAGCGCATCGAGCGTGAGTTCGGGATTGATTTGATCACGACTGCACCGTCGGTTATTTATCACGTCACGACGACGGCGGGCGACGTCATCCATGTCGATAACCCATCGAAGATGCCAGAACAACAAAAGATCGAAGCGATTGAAGAACCGTACGTCAAAGCGGCCATCATGACGCCGAACGATTATGTCGGTGCCATCATGGAACTTTGTCAGAAGAAGCGCGGCAGCTTCATCGACATGCAGTATATCGATACGACCCGCGTCAAGATCACGTACGACATCCCGCTCAGTGAGATCGTCTATGACTTCTTCGACCAGTTGAAGTCGAGTACGAAAGGGTACGCGT
Encoded here:
- a CDS encoding GNAT family N-acetyltransferase, giving the protein MGLQEVRLEDVIPLRHEVLRPGRPIETCYFDGDDARDTRHFAWVEAGRVLSIATVMRQERELSGEHVILQLRGMATAKDVAGQGVGSSFLQALNEELGASWWCNARAVAVRFYERNGLTVVGEPFYIPGIGTHYVMYHKKTAGS
- the lepA gene encoding translation elongation factor 4, which gives rise to MNKQELENRQKKIRNFSIIAHIDHGKSTLADRILEKTGALTAREMKEQTLDAMDLERERGITIKLNAVKLNYTAKDGEEYILHLIDTPGHVDFTYEVSRSLAACEGAVLVVDAAQGIEAQTLANVYLALDNDLEIIPVINKIDLPSADVERVRQEIEDVIGLDASDAVPASAKAGIGIEEILEQIVELVPAPTGDPSAPLQALIFDSYYDAYRGVVASIRIVNGSVKVGDKVQMMSTGKSFEVTDLGVSTPKPLSVKELNVGDVGTLSASIKTVGDVRVGDTITLAKNPATDQLPGYRKMNPMVYCGLYPIDAAKYNDLREALERLQLSDAALEFEPETSQALGFGFRSGFLGMLHMEIIQERIEREFGIDLITTAPSVIYHVTTTAGDVIHVDNPSKMPEQQKIEAIEEPYVKAAIMTPNDYVGAIMELCQKKRGSFIDMQYIDTTRVKITYDIPLSEIVYDFFDQLKSSTKGYASLDYDLIGYRPSRLVKMDILLNNELVDALSFIVHRDFAYERGKVIVEKLKALIPRMQFEVPIQAAVGTKIVARSTIKALRKNVLAKCYGGDISRKRKLLEKQKEGKKRMKMVGSVEVPQEAFMSVLSMDEE
- the rpsT gene encoding 30S ribosomal protein S20 → MANIKSAIKRAKTSEKRRVANSQEKAAMRTAVKRVDALVLEGNKEAAQEAFVLATKKIDKAAAKGLIHQNKAGRDKSRLAARIAAL